A single genomic interval of Rhodopseudomonas palustris harbors:
- a CDS encoding YcjF family protein, with protein sequence MTERVPPRRPATFKLSDPSVVLIDSDDGGGSYTAKPSAKADARPAASAAGAAPPPPPPRARVELAREAEPPISAPKAPKSVINPKKGFRWGTVFWSAATGLVSLAFWLWISKLVEDLFAQSQTLGTIGMVLALLAGGSLAIIIGREAFGLIRLARIEQLHARAARVLETDNSAEARAIIRELLKFEHPNPQLAHGRATLQKHIDDIIDGADLIRLAERELMAQLDLEAKVLISKAAQRVSLVTAISPKALIDVLFVAIAATRLIGQLARLYGGRPGALGMFKLMRQTVSHLAITGGIALSDSVMQSVLGHGLASRLSAKLGEGVVNGMLTARLGLAAMDLTRPLPFDALPRPQLGDLVKDLMKKREKDE encoded by the coding sequence ATGACCGAGCGGGTTCCTCCTCGCCGGCCGGCGACCTTCAAGCTCAGCGACCCGAGCGTGGTGCTGATCGATTCCGACGACGGCGGCGGCAGCTATACGGCCAAGCCGTCCGCGAAAGCGGACGCCAGGCCTGCCGCGTCTGCGGCCGGTGCCGCACCGCCACCCCCGCCGCCGCGCGCCCGGGTCGAACTCGCCCGCGAAGCCGAGCCGCCGATCTCGGCGCCGAAAGCGCCGAAGAGCGTCATCAACCCGAAGAAGGGCTTCCGCTGGGGCACCGTGTTCTGGAGCGCCGCGACCGGTCTGGTGTCGCTGGCGTTCTGGCTGTGGATCAGCAAGCTGGTCGAGGATCTGTTCGCGCAGAGCCAGACGCTCGGCACCATCGGCATGGTGCTGGCGCTGCTCGCCGGCGGCTCGCTGGCGATCATCATCGGCCGCGAGGCGTTCGGGCTGATCCGGCTGGCACGGATCGAACAGCTCCACGCCCGCGCCGCGCGGGTGCTGGAAACCGACAACAGCGCCGAAGCCCGCGCCATCATCCGCGAACTGCTGAAGTTCGAACACCCCAACCCGCAGCTCGCACATGGCCGCGCCACGCTGCAGAAGCACATCGACGACATCATCGACGGCGCCGACCTGATCCGCCTCGCCGAGCGTGAACTGATGGCGCAGCTGGATCTGGAAGCGAAGGTGCTGATCTCGAAGGCCGCGCAGCGGGTGTCGCTGGTGACCGCGATCAGCCCGAAGGCGCTGATCGACGTGCTGTTCGTGGCGATCGCCGCAACCCGGTTGATCGGCCAGCTCGCGCGGCTGTATGGCGGCCGCCCCGGCGCGCTCGGCATGTTCAAGCTGATGCGCCAAACGGTGTCGCACCTTGCCATCACCGGCGGCATCGCGTTGAGCGACAGCGTGATGCAATCGGTGCTCGGCCATGGCCTCGCCTCGCGGCTGTCGGCCAAGCTCGGCGAGGGCGTGGTCAACGGCATGCTCACCGCGCGGCTCGGCCTCGCCGCGATGGACCTCACCCGACCACTGCCGTTCGATGCCCTGCCCCGTCCGCAGCTCGGCGACCTCGTCAAGGACCTGATGAAGAAGCGGGAGAAGGACGAGTAA
- a CDS encoding CaiB/BaiF CoA transferase family protein: MDENGIFSGLKVLDCASFIAAPAAATVLSDFGADVIKIEPPGAGDPYRNLPNLPGYPISDHNYAWMLEARNKRSLALDLAKPEGKEVLRKLVAEADVFITNFPPPVRARLGVAYADLAPLNERLIYASFTGYGERGEEANKPGFDSNAWWARSGMMDLVRADEDSTPARSVAGMGDHPCAMSLFGAIVTALYKRERTGKGSEVKSNLMANGLWSTSVLAQAKLVGAEFQPRRPRERALNAVANHYRCRDGRWLILSLLNEEKQWPTLTKCLGREDLTDDPRFATKADRHARSIELIGIFDEIFATRDLAEWRKALDGTGLVFGVVGILDDITTDKQLIENEVLVPFENDTTLTINSPIWIEGSTKTRPRKPPGVGEHSDEVLRSAGYDDAAIKALRASGAVG; encoded by the coding sequence ATGGACGAGAACGGCATCTTCAGCGGCCTCAAGGTGCTCGATTGCGCGAGTTTCATTGCTGCACCGGCGGCCGCCACCGTGCTGTCGGATTTCGGTGCCGACGTCATCAAGATCGAGCCGCCGGGTGCGGGTGATCCCTATCGCAACCTGCCGAACCTGCCGGGCTATCCGATCAGCGACCACAACTACGCGTGGATGCTGGAGGCCCGCAACAAGCGCAGCCTCGCGCTCGATCTCGCCAAGCCCGAGGGCAAGGAGGTGCTGCGCAAGCTGGTTGCCGAAGCCGACGTGTTCATCACCAACTTCCCGCCGCCGGTGCGGGCGCGGCTCGGCGTCGCTTACGCCGACCTCGCGCCGCTGAACGAGCGGCTGATCTATGCGAGCTTCACCGGCTATGGCGAGCGCGGCGAGGAAGCCAACAAGCCCGGCTTCGACAGCAACGCCTGGTGGGCACGCTCAGGCATGATGGACTTGGTGCGCGCCGACGAGGACTCGACGCCGGCGCGATCGGTCGCCGGCATGGGCGACCATCCCTGCGCGATGTCGCTGTTCGGCGCGATCGTCACCGCGCTGTACAAGCGCGAGCGCACCGGCAAAGGCAGCGAGGTGAAGTCGAACCTGATGGCCAACGGGCTGTGGTCGACCAGCGTGCTGGCCCAGGCCAAGCTGGTCGGCGCCGAGTTCCAGCCGCGGCGGCCGCGCGAGCGCGCGCTCAACGCGGTGGCCAATCACTATCGCTGCCGCGACGGCCGCTGGCTGATCCTGTCGCTGCTCAACGAAGAGAAGCAGTGGCCGACGCTGACGAAGTGTCTCGGCCGCGAGGATCTCACCGACGATCCGCGCTTCGCCACCAAGGCGGACCGCCATGCACGCTCGATCGAACTGATCGGCATCTTCGACGAGATCTTCGCCACCCGCGATCTCGCCGAGTGGCGCAAGGCGCTCGACGGCACCGGGCTGGTGTTCGGCGTCGTCGGCATTCTCGACGACATCACCACCGACAAGCAGCTGATCGAAAACGAAGTGCTGGTGCCGTTCGAGAACGACACCACGCTGACGATCAACAGCCCGATCTGGATCGAAGGCAGCACCAAGACCCGGCCGCGCAAGCCGCCGGGCGTCGGCGAGCACAGCGACGAAGTGCTGCGCAGCGCGGGCTATGACGACGCCGCCATCAAGGCGCTACGTGCATCGGGTGCCGTCGGTTAA
- the trhA gene encoding PAQR family membrane homeostasis protein TrhA, with amino-acid sequence MTIFRLKQIVSHARIDAKGAVHWNYDRAELIADGVVHVLGLVAGLIAATALVTLTGVFASTPTIVSVSVYVAGLLAMLGLSAAYNLWPVSPRKWLLRRFDHSAIYILIAATYTPIISQIKDQVFGLALLAGVWGVAVVGIVLKLFKPGKFDKLSVGLYLALGWSGIIAYDQVVETLPTTAMWFLAIGGLLYTLGVIFHAWRRLRFQNAIWHAFVLVAAGCHYVAVMDLVLA; translated from the coding sequence ATGACGATCTTCCGCCTCAAGCAAATCGTGTCGCATGCCAGGATCGACGCCAAAGGCGCGGTTCACTGGAACTACGATCGCGCCGAGCTGATCGCCGATGGCGTCGTGCATGTGCTGGGCCTCGTCGCCGGGTTGATCGCCGCCACTGCGCTGGTCACGCTGACCGGCGTGTTCGCATCCACGCCGACGATCGTCTCGGTATCGGTGTATGTTGCAGGGCTGCTGGCGATGCTCGGCCTGTCGGCCGCGTACAATCTCTGGCCGGTGTCGCCGCGCAAATGGCTGCTGCGGCGGTTCGACCATTCGGCGATCTACATTCTGATCGCCGCAACGTACACACCGATCATCAGCCAGATCAAGGATCAGGTGTTCGGTCTGGCGCTGCTCGCCGGCGTCTGGGGCGTCGCGGTGGTGGGCATCGTGCTCAAGCTGTTCAAGCCCGGCAAATTCGACAAGCTGTCGGTCGGGCTTTACCTCGCGCTCGGCTGGAGCGGCATCATCGCCTACGATCAGGTGGTCGAGACGCTGCCGACCACGGCGATGTGGTTCCTGGCGATCGGCGGCCTGCTGTACACGCTCGGCGTGATCTTCCACGCTTGGCGGCGGCTGCGGTTCCAGAACGCGATCTGGCACGCCTTCGTGCTGGTCGCGGCCGGCTGCCACTACGTCGCGGTGATGGACCTGGTGCTGGCGTAG
- a CDS encoding YcjX family protein, whose protein sequence is MAFNFSNLLEDAWLSARALKDYSENLFNPTIRLGVTGLSRAGKTVFITALVHGLCRGGRFPIFESMSTGRIATARLAPQPDDAVPRFAYENFLATLIEQRQWPSSTVDISELRLVIDYQRKNGSETTLTLDIVDYPGEWLLDLPLLGKSYERWAAESLALSRQDPRARVAREWHAHLATLDPKGRENEQETLKAARLFTAYLRACRDEQFAMSLLPPGRFLMPGNLAGSPALTFAPLDVPDGGIAPDGSLWAMMRRRFEAYKDAVVRPFFRDHFARLDRQIVLADALSAFNAGPEALQDLEAALAGILECFRVGRSTLLSSVFRPRIDRILFAATKADHLHHSSHDRLEAILRKLVEQAMKRAEFAGAKVDVVAMAAVRATREAQVQRGRDRLPSIVGTPIAGEMAEGEVFDGETEVATFPGDLPTNLQGLFRGEDTFRGLAAGSHQEADFRFLRFRPPRLDSHDPDGPALPHIRLDRALQFLIGDRLQ, encoded by the coding sequence ATGGCCTTCAATTTTTCCAATCTGCTCGAAGATGCGTGGCTGTCGGCGCGGGCGCTCAAGGACTACAGCGAGAACCTGTTCAACCCCACCATCCGGCTCGGCGTCACCGGTCTGTCGCGCGCCGGAAAGACGGTGTTCATCACCGCCCTCGTCCACGGGTTGTGTCGGGGCGGCCGGTTTCCGATCTTTGAATCGATGTCGACCGGGCGGATCGCGACGGCGCGGCTGGCGCCGCAGCCCGACGATGCGGTGCCGCGCTTCGCCTATGAGAACTTCCTCGCCACGCTGATCGAACAGCGGCAATGGCCGAGTTCGACGGTCGACATCAGCGAGTTGCGGCTGGTGATCGACTATCAGCGCAAGAACGGCTCTGAGACCACGCTGACGCTCGACATCGTCGACTACCCGGGCGAATGGCTGCTCGACCTGCCGTTGCTCGGCAAGAGCTACGAGCGCTGGGCGGCCGAGAGTCTCGCGCTGTCGCGGCAGGACCCGCGGGCCAGGGTGGCGCGGGAGTGGCACGCCCATCTCGCCACGCTCGATCCCAAGGGCCGTGAGAACGAGCAGGAAACCCTCAAAGCGGCGCGACTGTTCACCGCTTACTTGCGTGCCTGCCGCGATGAGCAGTTCGCGATGAGCCTGCTGCCGCCGGGCCGCTTCCTGATGCCCGGCAATCTTGCCGGCTCGCCGGCACTGACCTTCGCGCCGCTGGACGTGCCGGACGGCGGCATCGCGCCGGATGGCTCGCTGTGGGCGATGATGCGGCGGCGGTTCGAAGCCTACAAGGACGCCGTGGTGCGGCCGTTCTTCCGCGATCACTTCGCCCGTCTCGACCGCCAGATCGTGCTGGCAGACGCGCTGTCGGCGTTCAACGCCGGTCCCGAGGCGCTGCAGGATCTCGAAGCTGCGCTGGCCGGGATCCTGGAGTGTTTCCGGGTCGGTCGCTCGACGCTGCTCAGTTCGGTGTTCCGGCCGCGGATCGACCGCATCCTGTTCGCCGCCACCAAGGCCGACCATCTGCACCATTCCAGCCACGACCGGCTCGAGGCGATCCTGCGCAAGCTGGTCGAGCAGGCGATGAAGCGCGCGGAATTCGCCGGCGCCAAGGTCGACGTGGTGGCGATGGCCGCCGTCCGCGCCACCCGGGAGGCCCAGGTGCAACGCGGCCGCGACCGGCTGCCCTCGATCGTCGGCACGCCGATCGCCGGCGAAATGGCCGAAGGCGAGGTGTTTGACGGCGAAACCGAAGTCGCCACCTTCCCGGGCGACCTGCCGACCAATCTGCAGGGCCTGTTCCGCGGCGAGGACACCTTCCGCGGGCTCGCCGCCGGCTCGCACCAGGAGGCCGACTTCCGCTTCCTGCGCTTCCGCCCGCCGCGGCTCGACAGCCATGACCCCGACGGTCCGGCGCTGCCTCACATCCGCCTCGACCGGGCGCTTCAGTTCCTGATCGGAGACCGACTGCAATGA
- a CDS encoding adenylate/guanylate cyclase domain-containing protein: MATRAKPNKKQNASARGKKPAWLGGIGLRQVRMFCGLVLFTYLLSHFLNHALGNISPEALHAGVLWHLEIWQFLPVAILFYGSVTVHAGLGLWALYQRRQFRWKTLEPLQLVLGLSVPLMIYSHVIVMRLGNVLYDQDRLYPQVLYNYFVASPSYRAWLMVAVMLIAWTHGCIGLYVWLRIKPAFRRAMPWLLAAAVLIPTLALLGFYQGGRTVAREAASPQWQANNLAPANLGTPEQQQTLEAIGNGFLIFYLGLIALALIARAVRAIIERRGGMVRLTYDGERSIRVPKGLTVLEATQRHNIPHASACGGRARCSTCRIRVLGDPAMLPPPSPREAFVLASIGTGDDPSIRLACQLKPTQDLTFLPVFPPRNVAAARKAARAARIGEERYLVSMFVDMRGSTKLAESRLPFDTVFIVNRFLGAVSRSVIACGGQPNQFVGDGMLALFGLAETPREACRNAVRAAAAIGAAIDELNNFLGHDLPEPIRFGIGIHSGEVVVGEIGYRDHMVFTALGDSVNVASRLQDMTKSLGCETLLSDELRATAGLSEQALPTLELEIRGRTEPMLVCVVERAGDLVAVLNEDLVLA; the protein is encoded by the coding sequence ATGGCGACGCGAGCGAAGCCGAACAAAAAACAGAACGCTTCTGCCCGCGGGAAAAAGCCCGCTTGGCTCGGCGGCATCGGGCTGCGGCAGGTCCGGATGTTCTGCGGGCTGGTGCTGTTCACCTACCTGCTCAGCCACTTCCTGAACCATGCGCTCGGCAACATCTCGCCCGAGGCGCTGCATGCCGGCGTGCTGTGGCACCTGGAGATCTGGCAGTTCCTGCCGGTCGCGATCCTGTTCTACGGCTCGGTGACGGTGCATGCCGGGCTCGGACTGTGGGCACTGTATCAGCGCCGCCAGTTCCGCTGGAAGACGCTGGAGCCGCTGCAGCTCGTGCTCGGGCTGTCGGTGCCGCTGATGATCTACAGCCATGTCATCGTGATGCGGCTCGGCAACGTGCTGTACGACCAGGACCGGCTGTATCCGCAGGTGCTGTACAATTACTTCGTCGCTTCGCCGTCCTATCGGGCCTGGCTGATGGTGGCGGTGATGCTGATCGCCTGGACCCACGGCTGCATCGGTCTCTACGTCTGGCTGCGGATCAAGCCGGCGTTCCGCCGCGCGATGCCGTGGCTGCTCGCCGCCGCGGTGCTGATCCCGACGCTGGCACTGCTCGGCTTCTATCAGGGCGGCCGCACGGTGGCGCGCGAGGCAGCTTCCCCGCAGTGGCAGGCCAATAATCTCGCGCCGGCCAATCTCGGCACGCCGGAGCAGCAGCAGACGCTCGAAGCGATCGGCAACGGCTTCCTGATTTTCTATCTCGGCCTGATCGCCCTGGCGCTGATCGCCCGCGCGGTACGCGCGATCATCGAACGGCGCGGCGGCATGGTCCGGCTGACCTATGACGGCGAGCGCAGCATAAGGGTGCCGAAGGGCCTCACCGTGCTGGAGGCGACCCAGCGCCACAACATCCCGCATGCCTCCGCCTGCGGCGGCCGGGCTCGCTGTTCGACCTGCCGGATCCGCGTCTTGGGCGATCCCGCCATGTTGCCGCCGCCGTCGCCGCGCGAAGCCTTCGTACTCGCCTCGATCGGCACCGGCGACGATCCGTCGATCCGCCTCGCCTGCCAGCTCAAGCCGACGCAGGATCTGACCTTCCTGCCGGTATTTCCCCCGCGCAACGTCGCCGCCGCGCGCAAGGCGGCGCGCGCGGCGCGGATCGGCGAGGAGCGCTATCTGGTCAGCATGTTCGTCGACATGCGCGGTTCGACCAAGCTCGCCGAAAGCCGGTTGCCGTTCGACACCGTGTTCATCGTCAACCGCTTTCTCGGCGCGGTGTCGCGCAGCGTGATCGCCTGCGGCGGCCAGCCCAATCAGTTCGTCGGCGACGGCATGCTGGCGCTGTTCGGGCTTGCCGAAACACCGCGCGAGGCCTGCCGCAACGCCGTTCGCGCTGCCGCGGCCATCGGCGCGGCGATCGATGAACTCAACAATTTTCTCGGCCACGACCTGCCCGAGCCGATCCGCTTCGGCATCGGCATCCACAGCGGCGAAGTGGTGGTCGGCGAGATCGGCTATCGCGACCACATGGTGTTCACCGCGCTCGGCGACTCCGTCAACGTCGCATCGCGGCTGCAGGACATGACCAAGTCGCTCGGCTGCGAGACGCTGCTGTCGGACGAACTCCGCGCCACCGCGGGCCTGTCCGAACAGGCGCTGCCGACGCTCGAGCTGGAAATCCGCGGCCGCACCGAACCGATGCTGGTCTGCGTCGTCGAACGCGCCGGCGATCTCGTCGCCGTGCTGAACGAAGACCTGGTACTGGCCTGA
- a CDS encoding ferredoxin--NADP reductase, whose product MSAFQTETVLSVRHWTDSLFSFTATRDPGFRFQSGQFAMIGLEVDGRPLMRAYSMASANHEEELEFFSIKVPNGPLTSRLQQIKEGDQILVGRKATGTLIAGNLIPGKRLLLLSTGTGLAPFASLIKDPEIYDNYESIVLVHGCRQIPELAYGEQLVERLRDHEFLGDLIRDKLHYYPTVTREPFRNRGRVTDLIASGQLFSDLGQSGLDRESDRVMLCGNPAMLAELPAMLSERGFREGNHSEPGHFVVEKAFVER is encoded by the coding sequence ATGAGTGCATTCCAAACCGAAACGGTGTTGTCGGTCCGGCATTGGACCGACTCGCTTTTCAGTTTCACCGCAACGCGCGACCCTGGATTCCGGTTCCAGAGCGGCCAGTTCGCGATGATCGGCCTGGAAGTCGACGGCCGGCCGTTGATGCGCGCCTACAGCATGGCGAGCGCCAATCACGAGGAAGAGCTGGAGTTTTTCAGCATCAAGGTGCCGAACGGTCCGCTGACCTCGCGGCTGCAGCAGATCAAGGAAGGCGATCAGATCCTGGTCGGGCGCAAGGCGACCGGAACGCTGATCGCGGGCAATCTGATCCCCGGCAAGCGGCTGCTGCTGCTGTCGACCGGCACCGGGCTGGCCCCGTTCGCGAGCCTGATCAAGGACCCGGAAATCTACGACAACTACGAATCCATCGTGCTGGTCCACGGCTGCCGTCAGATTCCCGAACTGGCCTATGGCGAGCAACTGGTCGAGCGCCTGCGCGACCACGAGTTCCTCGGTGATCTGATCCGCGACAAGCTGCATTACTACCCGACCGTGACCCGCGAGCCGTTCCGCAACCGCGGCCGCGTCACCGATCTGATCGCGTCGGGCCAGTTGTTCAGCGATCTCGGCCAGTCCGGTCTCGATCGCGAGTCTGACCGGGTGATGCTGTGTGGCAACCCGGCGATGCTCGCCGAACTGCCGGCGATGCTGAGCGAACGCGGCTTCCGCGAAGGCAACCACAGCGAGCCAGGCCATTTCGTGGTCGAGAAGGCATTCGTCGAGCGCTGA
- the putA gene encoding bifunctional proline dehydrogenase/L-glutamate gamma-semialdehyde dehydrogenase PutA, which produces MPSDPPLAEFTAAYAPDDAALAAELLTTATLPPDREAQIDAIATDLISAIRGSEHGLGGVEAMLREFALSTKEGLALMVLAEALLRVPDAATADAFIEDKLGQGDFAHHRIKSDAVLVNASAWALGLSARLVLAGETPQGTLAALTRRIGTPAVRAATRQAMRLIGSHFVLGETIEAALARAQPYVREGSRYSYDMLGEGARTAADAERYYQSYADAIIAIGRRAGNAALPARPGISVKLSALHPRFEAISRDRVMRELTPRLLKLAQLAKSHDLAFTVDAEEADRLELSLEVFAACFADPSLKGWDGYGLAVQAYQKRAATVIDHVAKLARALDRRMMLRLVKGAYWDTEIKRAQERGLADYPVFTRKAMTDLNYLHCARKLLALRPRLFPQFASHNALTVATILAEAGDCDGYEFQRLHGMGEALYARLLADHPQAVCRIYAPVGGHRDLLAYLVRRLLENGANSSFVAQAGDDSVPIAELLTRPATLIGHPENARNSAIPLPRDLYQPQRINSRGIEFGDRSALAALLGDIESARRPLPTVASTTPEQAAATVTAARKGFERWSRTSGDHRAAILQRTGDLLEQHRGELIALLQDEGGKTLDDCVAEVREAVDYCRYYASEGRRLFGEPQALPGPTGERNTLTLRGRGIFVAISPWNFPLAIFIGQITAALMAGNAVVAKPAEQTPVIAEVAVRLLHEAGVPPAALHLVQGDGRIGAALVEQRDIAGVVFTGSTEVARAINRTLAAKDGPIVPLIAETGGINAMIVDATALPEQVADDVIASAFRSAGQRCSALRLLCVQDDVADRVIAMIAGAARELTIGDPRDPATHVGPVIDAEAKTRLDTHIAAMKREAQLHFAGTAPASGNFVAPHIFELNRASELTEEVFGPILHVVRYKAAQFDDLLNDIATTGYALTLGVQSRIDDTIARVIARLPTGNVYVNRNIIGAVVGVQPFGGSGLSGTGPKAGGPHYLPRFALEQTVSINTAAAGGNAALLTGSE; this is translated from the coding sequence ATGCCGTCAGACCCGCCGCTTGCCGAATTCACCGCGGCTTACGCGCCGGATGATGCTGCGCTGGCTGCGGAGTTGCTGACGACCGCCACGCTGCCGCCCGACCGTGAAGCCCAGATCGACGCCATCGCGACCGACCTGATCAGCGCGATCCGCGGTTCCGAACACGGCCTGGGCGGCGTCGAAGCCATGCTGCGCGAGTTCGCGCTGTCGACCAAAGAAGGCCTGGCCCTGATGGTGCTGGCCGAGGCGCTGCTGCGGGTTCCGGATGCTGCGACTGCGGACGCCTTCATCGAGGACAAGCTCGGCCAGGGCGACTTCGCGCATCACCGTATCAAGTCCGATGCCGTGCTGGTGAACGCCTCGGCCTGGGCCCTCGGACTATCGGCACGTCTCGTCCTTGCCGGCGAGACACCGCAAGGCACGCTCGCGGCCTTAACCCGGCGGATCGGCACGCCCGCGGTGCGCGCCGCGACACGTCAGGCGATGCGGCTGATCGGCAGTCACTTCGTGCTCGGCGAAACGATCGAGGCGGCGCTCGCCCGCGCACAGCCGTATGTGCGTGAGGGCTCTCGCTATTCTTACGACATGCTCGGCGAAGGCGCCCGCACGGCGGCGGATGCCGAACGCTATTATCAATCCTACGCCGATGCGATCATCGCGATCGGCCGCCGCGCCGGCAACGCGGCGCTGCCGGCGAGGCCTGGCATCTCGGTGAAGCTGTCGGCGCTGCATCCACGGTTCGAGGCGATCAGCCGCGACCGCGTGATGCGGGAACTGACGCCGCGGCTGCTCAAACTGGCGCAGCTCGCCAAGAGCCACGACCTCGCCTTCACAGTCGATGCCGAAGAAGCCGACCGGCTCGAGCTGTCGCTCGAGGTGTTCGCCGCCTGCTTTGCCGATCCATCGCTCAAAGGCTGGGACGGTTACGGTCTCGCGGTGCAGGCGTATCAGAAGCGTGCCGCCACGGTGATCGACCACGTCGCCAAGCTCGCGCGCGCGCTCGACCGCCGCATGATGCTGCGGCTGGTGAAGGGCGCCTATTGGGACACCGAAATCAAGCGGGCTCAGGAGCGCGGGCTTGCCGACTATCCGGTGTTCACCAGGAAGGCGATGACCGATCTCAACTATCTGCACTGCGCGCGCAAGCTGCTGGCGCTGCGCCCGCGTCTGTTCCCCCAATTCGCCAGTCACAATGCGCTCACGGTCGCCACCATCCTGGCCGAGGCTGGTGATTGCGACGGCTACGAATTCCAGCGGCTGCACGGCATGGGCGAGGCACTGTATGCCCGGCTGCTCGCCGACCATCCGCAGGCGGTGTGCCGGATCTACGCGCCGGTCGGCGGGCATCGCGACCTGCTGGCCTATCTGGTACGGCGCCTCTTGGAGAACGGCGCCAATTCATCCTTCGTGGCCCAAGCCGGCGACGACAGCGTGCCGATCGCCGAACTACTGACGCGACCTGCCACACTGATCGGCCATCCCGAGAACGCGCGCAACTCGGCGATCCCGTTGCCGCGCGATCTGTACCAGCCGCAGCGGATCAATTCGCGTGGCATCGAATTCGGCGACCGCAGCGCGCTCGCCGCACTGCTCGGCGACATCGAAAGCGCACGCCGGCCGCTGCCGACGGTCGCGTCCACCACGCCGGAACAAGCCGCGGCCACGGTCACTGCCGCACGCAAAGGCTTCGAGCGATGGAGCCGAACCTCCGGCGATCATCGCGCCGCGATCCTGCAGCGCACCGGCGATCTGCTGGAGCAACACCGTGGCGAGCTGATCGCGCTCCTGCAGGACGAAGGCGGCAAGACGCTCGACGATTGCGTGGCGGAAGTGCGCGAAGCAGTCGACTACTGCCGCTACTACGCCAGCGAGGGCCGCCGGCTGTTCGGCGAGCCGCAGGCCCTCCCTGGACCGACCGGCGAGCGCAACACGCTGACCTTGCGCGGCCGCGGCATTTTCGTCGCGATCAGCCCGTGGAACTTCCCGCTCGCGATCTTCATCGGCCAGATCACGGCGGCGCTGATGGCCGGCAACGCGGTGGTCGCAAAGCCGGCCGAGCAGACGCCGGTGATTGCCGAGGTCGCGGTGCGCCTGTTGCACGAAGCCGGCGTACCGCCGGCTGCGCTGCATCTGGTGCAAGGCGACGGCCGCATCGGCGCGGCACTGGTCGAACAGCGCGACATCGCCGGCGTCGTATTCACCGGATCGACTGAGGTCGCGCGCGCGATCAACCGGACGCTCGCCGCGAAGGACGGTCCGATCGTGCCGCTGATCGCCGAGACCGGCGGCATCAACGCGATGATCGTCGACGCCACCGCGCTGCCCGAGCAGGTCGCCGACGACGTCATTGCCTCTGCATTCCGCTCCGCTGGTCAGCGCTGTTCGGCGCTGCGACTCTTGTGCGTGCAGGACGACGTTGCCGACCGAGTGATCGCGATGATCGCCGGCGCGGCGCGCGAGCTAACAATAGGCGATCCGCGCGATCCGGCGACGCATGTCGGACCGGTGATCGACGCCGAGGCGAAGACCAGGCTCGATACGCATATCGCCGCGATGAAGCGCGAGGCGCAGCTTCACTTCGCCGGCACCGCGCCCGCGAGCGGCAACTTTGTGGCGCCGCACATCTTTGAACTCAACCGTGCCTCAGAGCTCACCGAGGAAGTGTTCGGCCCGATCCTGCACGTGGTGCGCTACAAGGCGGCGCAGTTCGACGATCTCCTCAATGACATCGCCACGACCGGCTACGCACTCACGCTCGGCGTGCAGTCGCGGATCGACGACACGATCGCGCGAGTGATCGCGCGGCTTCCCACCGGCAATGTCTATGTGAATCGCAACATCATCGGCGCCGTGGTCGGCGTCCAGCCGTTCGGTGGCTCCGGCCTGTCGGGCACCGGCCCCAAAGCCGGCGGCCCGCATTATCTGCCGCGGTTCGCACTGGAACAGACGGTGTCGATCAACACTGCGGCCGCCGGCGGCAATGCCGCTCTGCTGACAGGCAGCGAATAA